A single genomic interval of Halorubrum aethiopicum harbors:
- a CDS encoding DUF1611 domain-containing protein, which translates to MNLRDTFDVPAPAVVLAEGEFGKKGGKTANGVVTHSEVFDVRAVVDSETAGQTPAEALEKRDAPDIPIVESVADALDIAPEVEALVIGVAPAGGQLPDAWVGDIEDAIRAGCDVVSGLHYFLDDDEHWSGLADEHDARILDVRKPPEEDALRVGDGSVDDVDADVVLTLGTDCAVGKRTTTFELYQAAREAGLDAGWVATGQTGIMVGAHEGVVVDRVPADFTGGVVEDMVKSVGAEHDIVFVEGQASLTHRAYSSVTLGVLHGSWPDAVVLADDPERTRRTHFDRFRVDGVEKEAELVETLSDATIAGISTWGDPETERGRHEYPVANVYDEDGSRDLLGAVQDALQPEASTGTTGGGA; encoded by the coding sequence ATGAACCTTCGAGACACGTTCGACGTCCCGGCGCCCGCCGTCGTCCTCGCGGAAGGGGAGTTCGGGAAGAAAGGCGGAAAGACGGCAAACGGGGTCGTCACACACAGCGAGGTGTTCGACGTCCGGGCGGTAGTCGACTCGGAAACGGCAGGCCAGACGCCGGCCGAAGCCCTCGAGAAACGCGACGCACCCGATATTCCGATCGTGGAATCCGTGGCCGACGCTCTCGACATCGCTCCGGAAGTCGAAGCACTCGTCATCGGCGTCGCGCCGGCGGGAGGGCAGCTCCCCGACGCGTGGGTCGGAGACATCGAGGACGCCATTCGAGCCGGCTGTGACGTCGTGAGCGGACTTCACTACTTCCTCGACGACGACGAACACTGGTCAGGGTTGGCCGACGAACACGACGCCCGCATCCTCGATGTACGGAAGCCCCCCGAGGAGGACGCGCTCCGCGTCGGGGACGGATCGGTCGACGACGTCGACGCCGACGTGGTTCTCACGCTCGGAACCGACTGTGCGGTCGGCAAGCGCACGACGACGTTCGAACTCTATCAGGCGGCCCGCGAGGCGGGCCTCGACGCGGGATGGGTCGCCACCGGACAAACGGGCATCATGGTCGGCGCACACGAAGGGGTCGTGGTCGACCGCGTTCCGGCCGACTTCACGGGCGGCGTCGTCGAGGACATGGTGAAGTCGGTGGGAGCGGAACACGACATCGTCTTCGTGGAGGGACAGGCGTCGCTCACCCATCGTGCGTATTCCAGTGTCACGCTCGGAGTGCTACACGGATCGTGGCCCGACGCGGTCGTCCTCGCCGACGATCCGGAGCGAACGCGACGGACACACTTCGATCGATTTCGGGTCGACGGCGTCGAGAAGGAGGCGGAACTCGTCGAAACGCTCTCCGATGCCACCATCGCCGGGATCTCGACCTGGGGGGATCCCGAGACGGAACGCGGCCGTCACGAATACCCGGTAGCGAACGTCTACGACGAGGACGGTTCGCGGGACCTCCTCGGCGCGGTCCAGGACGCCTTACAACCCGAGGCTTCGACCGGAACGACGGGGGGTGGAGCGTGA
- a CDS encoding mandelate racemase/muconate lactonizing enzyme family protein, which yields MSATVTGVETVPVSVPVETSYETSLSVATGGEGSYDHVLVRVETDAGVTGVGEVAPLSTWPHGLTQRAVVDLIEDRLAPLVEGEPLHRIPRVVDRAERTLSGEPFPISGVDMALYDALGKLRDLPVYDLLGGAPDGDPTIPLHYSIGIRSPEEVRELAIEGREEGFTAFKVKVGGPDFEAERKAIAAIADAVPDARIRVDANQGWSAAEAVRRVPVLDEAAGGLVLVEQPVPYDDIAGLRRVREATGVPVLADEACFSPADVADLARRDACDVVNIKLAKTGGLSRARDVATVASAHGLPCFMGTMLELGVGMAANAHFAASSPAITYPSGALNVHAASTLIEDPEVWSASGGRFTVPRDPGLGVTLDDSAVERYRTD from the coding sequence ATGAGCGCCACGGTCACCGGCGTCGAGACGGTTCCGGTGTCGGTACCGGTGGAGACGTCCTACGAGACGAGCCTCTCCGTGGCGACCGGCGGGGAAGGGTCGTACGATCACGTCCTCGTCCGCGTCGAGACCGATGCCGGCGTCACGGGCGTCGGGGAGGTCGCGCCGCTGTCGACGTGGCCGCACGGGCTGACACAGCGTGCGGTCGTGGACCTGATCGAAGACCGTCTCGCGCCGCTCGTCGAGGGGGAGCCGCTCCACCGCATCCCGCGGGTCGTCGACCGGGCGGAGCGGACGCTCTCGGGGGAGCCGTTCCCGATCAGCGGCGTCGACATGGCACTGTACGACGCGTTGGGGAAGTTACGGGACCTCCCGGTGTACGATCTGCTCGGCGGCGCGCCCGACGGCGATCCGACGATACCCCTCCACTACTCCATCGGCATCCGTTCGCCGGAGGAAGTCCGTGAACTCGCGATCGAGGGCCGCGAGGAGGGGTTCACCGCCTTCAAGGTGAAGGTCGGTGGCCCGGACTTCGAGGCCGAGCGGAAGGCGATCGCGGCGATCGCCGACGCGGTTCCCGACGCGAGGATCCGCGTCGACGCCAACCAAGGGTGGTCGGCCGCGGAGGCGGTGCGTCGCGTTCCCGTCCTCGACGAGGCGGCCGGCGGACTCGTTCTGGTGGAACAGCCGGTACCCTACGACGACATCGCGGGGCTCCGGCGGGTACGGGAGGCGACGGGCGTGCCGGTGTTGGCCGACGAGGCCTGTTTCTCCCCGGCGGACGTCGCCGATCTCGCCCGACGAGACGCCTGTGACGTGGTCAACATCAAGCTCGCGAAGACCGGCGGGCTCTCGCGTGCGCGCGACGTCGCGACGGTCGCGAGCGCGCACGGACTCCCCTGTTTCATGGGAACGATGCTCGAGCTCGGAGTCGGGATGGCCGCAAACGCTCACTTCGCGGCGTCGTCGCCGGCGATCACCTATCCGTCCGGTGCCCTGAACGTCCACGCGGCGTCGACGCTCATCGAGGACCCGGAGGTGTGGAGCGCCTCGGGAGGCCGCTTCACGGTCCCGAGGGATCCGGGCCTCGGAGTGACGTTGGACGATTCGGCGGTCGAACGGTACCGGACCGATTGA
- a CDS encoding N-acyl-D-amino-acid deacylase family protein, protein MSYEHVFRNGRIVDGTGSPWYRGDVAVADGRIAAVGAVAGEGDTEVNLDGDVIAPGFIDIHTHSDFTLPANRDAHSKVRQGVTLEIVGNCGTSAAPRYGAAARSVDDWFESNGLGGSVDPDEWDSMADYLEFLAADGLSLNVGSLVGHGNVRAAVVGHEDRAPSGDELDEMRDLVAEAMADGAVGLSTGLFYPPGCYADVDEVVALAEVAADHGGFYATHMRSESDGLIESVEETIEIGRRADIPVQVSHHKAIGPDNWGKVRATLRRMELVRQREGIDVQCDQYPYVASSTSLGALLPNWAHDGGDDALLERLREPETRARIRDDLKADRTSNWDGILVTGVQNSDLKECEGKTIAELASRDGEERPPAEILLDIVLEDENRTMHVNFGMDEADVRTVMRHDLTMVGSDGSSLRQSGPLGEGVPHPRNYGTFPQVLGKYVREEGVIPLERAVHKMTGMPASRLGLDDRGVVKRDARADLTVFDPETVEQTGDFLDPAVYPAGVEHVLVNGEFVVEDGDHTGARPGDVIGA, encoded by the coding sequence ATGAGCTACGAACACGTGTTTCGGAACGGACGGATCGTCGACGGAACCGGGTCGCCGTGGTACCGCGGGGACGTCGCGGTCGCCGACGGCCGGATCGCCGCGGTCGGGGCGGTCGCGGGCGAAGGGGATACCGAGGTGAACCTCGACGGCGACGTGATCGCGCCGGGGTTCATCGACATCCACACCCACTCCGACTTCACGCTCCCGGCGAACCGTGACGCCCACAGCAAGGTCCGACAGGGCGTGACCCTCGAGATCGTCGGGAACTGCGGGACGAGCGCCGCGCCGCGGTACGGGGCGGCCGCCCGCTCCGTCGACGACTGGTTCGAGAGCAACGGACTCGGCGGGTCGGTCGACCCCGACGAGTGGGACTCGATGGCGGACTACCTCGAGTTCCTCGCGGCGGACGGCCTCTCGCTCAACGTCGGGTCGCTCGTCGGTCACGGGAACGTCCGCGCGGCCGTCGTGGGCCACGAGGACCGCGCTCCGTCGGGCGACGAACTCGACGAGATGCGCGACCTCGTCGCCGAGGCGATGGCGGACGGCGCGGTCGGGCTCTCCACCGGCCTCTTCTACCCGCCGGGGTGTTACGCCGACGTCGACGAGGTGGTCGCGCTCGCCGAGGTCGCGGCCGACCACGGCGGCTTCTACGCCACCCACATGCGCTCCGAGAGCGACGGCCTCATCGAGAGCGTCGAGGAGACCATCGAGATCGGCCGCCGGGCGGACATCCCGGTACAGGTGTCCCACCACAAGGCCATCGGCCCCGACAACTGGGGCAAGGTCAGGGCCACCCTCCGCCGGATGGAGCTCGTTCGCCAGCGGGAGGGGATCGACGTACAGTGTGACCAGTACCCGTACGTCGCCTCCTCGACGAGCCTCGGAGCTCTCCTCCCCAACTGGGCCCACGACGGAGGCGACGACGCGCTCCTCGAGCGGCTCCGCGAGCCCGAGACTCGAGCCCGGATCCGCGACGACCTGAAGGCAGATCGCACGAGCAATTGGGACGGCATCCTCGTGACGGGTGTCCAGAACTCCGACCTGAAGGAGTGTGAGGGGAAGACGATCGCCGAACTCGCGTCCCGGGACGGGGAGGAGCGTCCCCCCGCCGAGATCCTCCTCGACATCGTCCTCGAGGACGAGAACCGGACCATGCACGTCAACTTCGGCATGGACGAGGCGGACGTCCGAACGGTGATGCGCCACGACCTCACCATGGTCGGCAGCGACGGCTCCTCGCTCCGTCAGTCCGGGCCGCTCGGCGAGGGCGTTCCGCACCCGCGGAACTACGGGACGTTCCCCCAAGTGCTCGGCAAGTACGTCCGCGAGGAGGGCGTGATCCCGCTCGAGCGCGCCGTCCACAAGATGACGGGCATGCCCGCCTCGCGGTTGGGGCTCGACGACCGCGGCGTGGTGAAGCGGGACGCCCGCGCCGACCTGACGGTGTTCGACCCCGAGACCGTCGAACAGACCGGGGACTTCCTCGACCCCGCCGTCTACCCCGCCGGCGTGGAGCACGTCCTCGTCAACGGGGAGTTCGTCGTCGAAGACGGCGACCACACCGGCGCGCGGCCCGGAGACGTGATCGGCGCATGA
- a CDS encoding ABC transporter substrate-binding protein yields the protein MRKMGAAGAAIGSVSIAGCSGEQTTTTQGDDGSGGGGGSDARVVEEDLPEERMMDDVIHLAYTEQYNPGRYQANQYVDQRLTDEMGIPTVTDPVEATVVASREESGEYDIVTYRWSANNGEPDSIIVPRFASDGSQNWTGFSSEEYDEIAYEQRQETDREARQELVHQAQDIIGEQRPENQFLFNEYYYAFRSDRFEEDSVVVTDTGLRNIWNYTQIEPKNEEGNTIVTNNWDPSDQLNPLNANAIGPSRNWTPTRFMHDMLIRTGPELEAQPWAATEWEWEDDTTVTFQLREGMTFHDGEPVTASDVVWTYQLMLDLEPPAYLNNVVQVVDSVEQDGDYTVTFSLEEPYVPFIKTTAGIVPILPEHYWTSLMEETGTTEQPWQISITDDRPVVGSGPFQWGTWDQGSRFEMPSFDDHFMAPNIDMRIQRPLSTTDAEYEALLNGDYDLLDYWFGDTEQLAGAVEENDFLSSIETLGVGRQSAWVNCQRPPFDHVPMRQAFNAVVNDSQQTIINEAFDGYGQEARTFINPSLSFWHNEDTTFFDGGIEGATTILADAGYVWDSDGNIHYPEGMTGK from the coding sequence ATGCGGAAGATGGGCGCCGCCGGGGCGGCCATCGGTAGTGTCAGCATAGCGGGGTGTTCCGGGGAGCAAACCACCACGACCCAAGGAGACGACGGATCGGGTGGTGGCGGCGGATCGGATGCCCGAGTGGTGGAGGAGGACCTTCCCGAAGAGCGGATGATGGACGACGTGATCCACCTCGCGTACACCGAACAGTACAACCCCGGGCGCTACCAGGCGAACCAGTACGTCGACCAACGTCTCACCGACGAGATGGGGATCCCGACGGTGACGGATCCGGTGGAGGCGACCGTGGTCGCCTCACGCGAGGAGTCGGGCGAGTACGACATCGTCACCTACCGGTGGAGCGCGAACAACGGCGAGCCTGACAGCATCATCGTCCCGCGGTTCGCGTCCGACGGCTCCCAGAACTGGACGGGCTTCTCCAGCGAGGAGTACGACGAGATCGCCTACGAGCAGCGACAGGAGACGGACCGGGAGGCCAGACAGGAGCTCGTTCATCAGGCACAGGACATCATCGGCGAGCAACGCCCCGAGAACCAGTTCCTGTTCAACGAGTACTACTACGCGTTCCGAAGCGACCGGTTCGAGGAGGACTCGGTCGTCGTGACGGACACGGGGCTGCGAAACATCTGGAACTACACCCAGATCGAGCCGAAAAACGAGGAGGGGAACACCATCGTCACCAACAACTGGGACCCCTCCGACCAGCTCAACCCCCTCAACGCCAACGCCATCGGCCCGAGTCGGAACTGGACGCCCACGCGGTTCATGCACGACATGCTCATCCGGACGGGACCGGAGCTCGAAGCTCAGCCGTGGGCGGCGACGGAGTGGGAGTGGGAGGACGACACCACGGTCACCTTCCAGCTCCGCGAGGGGATGACGTTCCACGACGGGGAACCGGTTACCGCAAGCGACGTGGTGTGGACCTACCAGCTGATGCTCGACCTGGAGCCGCCGGCGTACCTCAACAACGTCGTTCAGGTCGTCGACAGCGTCGAGCAGGACGGCGACTACACGGTGACGTTCTCCCTCGAGGAGCCGTACGTTCCGTTCATCAAGACCACCGCGGGGATCGTCCCCATCCTCCCCGAACACTACTGGACGAGCCTGATGGAGGAGACGGGGACGACCGAGCAGCCCTGGCAGATCTCGATCACCGACGACAGACCCGTCGTCGGCTCCGGCCCGTTCCAGTGGGGAACGTGGGACCAGGGGTCGCGGTTCGAGATGCCGTCGTTCGACGACCACTTCATGGCGCCGAACATCGACATGCGGATCCAGCGGCCGCTGTCGACCACCGACGCCGAATACGAGGCGCTGCTCAACGGCGACTACGACCTGCTCGACTACTGGTTCGGAGACACCGAACAGCTCGCGGGGGCCGTCGAGGAGAACGACTTCCTGAGCTCCATCGAGACGCTCGGAGTGGGTCGCCAGTCGGCGTGGGTCAACTGCCAGCGCCCGCCGTTCGATCACGTCCCGATGCGGCAGGCGTTCAACGCGGTGGTCAACGACTCACAACAGACCATCATCAACGAGGCGTTCGACGGCTACGGACAGGAGGCACGCACGTTCATCAACCCCTCGTTGTCGTTCTGGCACAACGAGGACACGACGTTCTTCGACGGCGGGATCGAGGGAGCGACGACGATCCTCGCGGACGCCGGTTACGTGTGGGACAGCGACGGGAACATCCACTACCCGGAAGGAATGACCGGGAAGTGA
- a CDS encoding ABC transporter permease produces MVNKRYIARRLALMALSIFVVITILFFLFRQVPGGPMSAFTNPRMSQAARQAIIEQYGLNDPLWRQYLRYIVNVAQLDFGQSFYYGTSVSSLIFDRFVNTMSLMLTAFVISYTIGTYLGAQLGWLRGTTKERAGMVVVLFVRSMPVFWTGMVVLYVFSFQLGLFPIGGMRGTGASYTTMAEKFLSTDFLYHVALPVFTLCTYYTGLPLLLMRNNLLEVLSESYIDTARAKGLTSRRVLFVHAARNAILPVVTAFAIAIGFAVGGQVLIETVYSWPGLGREMVQASLRSDYPVAQAAFALLSVIVITMNFVADIAYTYLDPRVSLGES; encoded by the coding sequence ATGGTTAACAAACGATACATCGCTCGGCGTCTCGCGTTGATGGCGCTCTCGATATTCGTCGTCATCACGATCCTGTTTTTCCTCTTCAGACAGGTTCCAGGCGGTCCGATGTCGGCGTTCACGAACCCTCGGATGAGCCAGGCGGCGCGACAGGCGATCATCGAACAGTACGGCCTGAACGACCCACTCTGGCGACAGTACCTCCGGTACATCGTGAACGTGGCTCAACTCGACTTCGGCCAGTCGTTCTACTACGGGACCTCGGTGTCGTCGCTCATCTTCGACCGGTTCGTGAACACGATGAGCCTGATGCTGACGGCGTTCGTCATCTCGTACACCATCGGTACGTATCTCGGCGCACAGCTCGGCTGGCTCCGGGGCACGACGAAGGAACGTGCCGGGATGGTGGTCGTGCTGTTCGTCCGCTCGATGCCGGTGTTCTGGACGGGGATGGTCGTTCTCTACGTATTCTCGTTCCAGCTGGGTCTCTTCCCGATCGGCGGGATGCGGGGCACGGGCGCGAGCTACACCACGATGGCGGAGAAGTTCCTCAGCACGGACTTCCTGTATCACGTGGCCTTGCCGGTGTTCACGTTGTGTACGTACTACACGGGATTGCCGCTGTTGTTGATGCGGAACAACCTCTTGGAAGTCCTTTCCGAGAGCTATATCGATACGGCACGCGCCAAGGGACTCACCAGTCGACGAGTCCTGTTCGTCCACGCGGCACGCAACGCCATCCTCCCGGTAGTGACGGCGTTCGCGATCGCGATCGGTTTCGCGGTCGGCGGACAGGTGTTGATCGAGACCGTCTACTCGTGGCCCGGGCTGGGTCGCGAGATGGTTCAGGCGTCGCTTCGAAGCGACTACCCCGTCGCACAGGCCGCGTTCGCTCTTCTGTCCGTGATCGTCATCACGATGAACTTCGTCGCGGACATCGCGTACACGTACCTCGATCCGCGGGTCAGTCTGGGTGAAAGCTAA
- a CDS encoding ABC transporter permease, translated as MSEETDTGGRAVADSTKTKQGWRRFLHNLKRSSREQAQLFVQSRMAVAGLLIILFYLVLAVISPYIIPYGPYERIYMLDGSWASLQPPSLAHPLGTTDSGYDVLSQLLLGSRIAMFVGILGAFMVAVIGTTVGIVAGYYGGWIDEIVMRLVDILYGLPFIPFVIVLATVFGASVWNIIIGVALLYWLSTARVIRSEVLTVRERPYVEAAEAAGASDFRIMTVHILPNVIPLSALYAAIAVGYSIVAQASVAFLGFGDPAVPSWGVMLQRAFVTQSFGQAWWWTIPPGLSITLVVMGAYLVGRGYEEVVNPQLQEK; from the coding sequence ATGAGCGAAGAAACGGATACGGGCGGAAGGGCCGTGGCCGACTCGACGAAAACCAAACAGGGATGGCGTCGATTCCTCCACAACCTCAAGCGATCGAGCCGCGAACAGGCGCAGCTGTTCGTCCAGTCCCGAATGGCGGTGGCCGGACTACTGATCATCCTGTTTTATCTCGTGCTCGCAGTGATCTCGCCGTACATCATCCCGTACGGTCCGTACGAGCGGATCTACATGCTCGACGGCTCGTGGGCGTCGCTCCAACCGCCGTCGCTCGCGCATCCGCTCGGGACGACGGACTCGGGATACGACGTACTCTCACAGCTGCTCTTGGGATCGCGTATCGCGATGTTCGTCGGTATATTGGGTGCGTTCATGGTGGCCGTGATCGGCACGACCGTCGGTATCGTCGCCGGCTACTACGGCGGCTGGATCGACGAGATCGTGATGCGGCTCGTGGACATCCTCTACGGGCTCCCGTTCATCCCGTTCGTCATCGTTCTCGCGACGGTGTTCGGCGCGAGCGTCTGGAACATCATCATCGGCGTCGCCCTGTTGTACTGGCTCTCGACCGCCCGCGTGATCCGGTCGGAAGTGTTGACGGTCCGCGAGCGGCCGTACGTCGAGGCCGCCGAGGCCGCCGGTGCATCCGACTTCCGCATCATGACGGTCCATATCCTTCCGAACGTCATTCCGCTGTCGGCGCTGTACGCCGCCATCGCGGTGGGGTACTCCATCGTCGCCCAGGCGAGCGTGGCGTTTCTCGGGTTCGGCGACCCGGCGGTCCCCTCGTGGGGCGTGATGCTCCAACGGGCGTTCGTGACCCAGTCGTTCGGACAGGCTTGGTGGTGGACCATTCCGCCGGGACTTTCGATCACGCTGGTCGTGATGGGCGCGTACCTCGTCGGTCGCGGATACGAGGAAGTCGTCAACCCGCAGCTACAGGAGAAATAA
- a CDS encoding ABC transporter ATP-binding protein → MKQATATFDFDDDAPLLAVEDAVVTYSTSSGDLTAVDEISFSVDENEIFGLVGESGCGKSTVAQAILSLLPTNGRISSGSVRFRGVELTELSKRELDALRWEHFSLISQGAMNALNPVHRISNQIVEAIQAHRDVSTDEARERVAELFEVVGLDPDRMDDYPHQFSGGMKQRAYIAMSLALDPDLIIADEPTTALDVIVQDQILKRLKQLRDELGISVIIISHDISVIAETCNRLGVMYSGKLMEYGNLKEIFANPYNPYTLGLQNAFPTLRGDQSDLISIPGSPPDIADLPDGCRFMDRCPFATSECATEHPPLETVGEDHASACYHHDSVERMREDSKERETWNRTGADVATSGGVGDD, encoded by the coding sequence ATGAAACAAGCAACAGCGACCTTCGACTTCGACGACGACGCACCGTTACTGGCCGTCGAGGACGCCGTCGTGACATACTCGACGAGCAGCGGCGACCTCACCGCGGTCGACGAGATCAGCTTCTCGGTCGACGAGAACGAGATATTCGGTCTGGTCGGGGAATCCGGCTGTGGGAAGAGCACGGTCGCACAAGCGATACTGAGCCTGCTTCCGACCAACGGCCGTATCTCCTCCGGCTCCGTCCGATTTCGCGGAGTCGAACTGACCGAGCTGTCGAAACGAGAGCTCGACGCGCTCCGCTGGGAGCACTTCTCGCTCATCAGTCAGGGTGCGATGAACGCACTCAATCCGGTTCATAGGATATCCAATCAGATCGTCGAGGCGATCCAGGCCCATCGGGACGTCTCCACCGACGAGGCGCGAGAGCGGGTGGCGGAGCTGTTCGAGGTGGTGGGGCTCGATCCGGACCGCATGGACGACTACCCGCACCAGTTCTCCGGCGGGATGAAACAGCGGGCGTACATCGCGATGTCGCTCGCACTCGATCCCGACCTCATAATCGCCGACGAGCCGACTACGGCGCTCGACGTCATCGTTCAAGACCAGATCCTCAAGCGATTGAAGCAGCTGCGCGACGAGCTCGGGATCTCCGTCATCATCATCTCCCACGACATCAGCGTCATCGCGGAGACCTGTAATCGCCTCGGAGTGATGTACTCCGGGAAGCTGATGGAGTACGGTAATCTCAAGGAGATCTTCGCGAACCCGTACAACCCGTACACGCTGGGATTACAGAACGCCTTCCCCACGCTTCGCGGCGACCAGTCGGATCTCATCAGCATCCCGGGAAGCCCGCCGGACATCGCGGACCTGCCCGACGGCTGTCGATTCATGGACCGATGTCCCTTCGCTACCAGCGAGTGTGCGACCGAGCACCCGCCGCTGGAGACGGTCGGCGAGGACCACGCGTCGGCGTGTTACCATCACGACTCGGTCGAACGGATGCGCGAGGACTCGAAGGAGCGGGAGACGTGGAACCGGACGGGAGCCGACGTCGCAACCTCCGGAGGTGTCGGCGATGACTGA
- a CDS encoding ABC transporter ATP-binding protein, which produces MTEEASTADGDDPEYIMECEGLKKYFNTEQGLLGGLFGGADQVRAVDGIDLQIEKGEIVGLAGESGCGKTTAGKTLIRLLDSTEGTIRFRGRDVTDITGSELQQFRRDVQIIFQDPFESLNPRMTVYDAVVEPLKIHGIDGDERYERVVEALERAELTPPETWFESYPHQLSGGERQRVAIARALVLEPDFLLADEPVSMLDVSIRAGVLGLLQRLNEELDLTILFISHDLSLLRQVCDRIGIMYLGRIIESGETERIISNPVHPYAKALIGAAPEPDPFREREHVEIQGSIPDPINLPSGCRFKGRCPEREAICDHVDPGLRPIEVEGEPGSKREVACHAYYEDDDAAAYESELRSMDSVPEDVKAEPHRAVPLEETQDSDLESDVTAY; this is translated from the coding sequence ATGACTGAGGAGGCGTCCACTGCCGACGGTGACGATCCCGAGTACATCATGGAGTGTGAGGGGTTGAAAAAGTACTTCAATACGGAACAGGGGCTTCTCGGCGGACTGTTCGGCGGAGCGGACCAAGTCCGCGCCGTCGACGGGATCGATCTCCAGATCGAGAAGGGGGAGATCGTCGGCCTCGCGGGCGAATCGGGCTGTGGAAAGACGACGGCCGGCAAGACGCTCATCCGTCTGCTCGACTCGACGGAGGGGACCATCCGGTTCCGCGGCCGCGACGTGACCGACATCACCGGATCGGAGCTTCAGCAGTTCCGTCGGGACGTCCAGATCATCTTCCAGGACCCCTTCGAGAGCCTGAACCCGCGGATGACCGTGTACGACGCGGTCGTCGAACCGCTGAAGATCCACGGGATCGACGGGGATGAACGGTACGAACGGGTCGTCGAGGCGCTCGAACGGGCGGAACTCACCCCGCCGGAGACGTGGTTCGAGAGCTATCCACATCAGCTCTCCGGCGGCGAGCGACAACGGGTCGCCATCGCTCGTGCCCTCGTGCTCGAACCGGACTTCCTGTTGGCCGACGAGCCGGTGTCGATGCTGGACGTCTCGATCCGCGCCGGCGTCCTCGGTCTGCTCCAGCGGCTGAACGAGGAACTCGATCTGACGATCCTCTTCATCAGCCACGACCTCTCGTTGCTCCGACAGGTGTGTGATCGGATCGGCATCATGTACTTGGGACGGATCATCGAGTCCGGGGAAACGGAGCGGATAATCAGTAACCCGGTTCACCCCTACGCGAAGGCGCTGATCGGGGCCGCTCCGGAACCCGATCCGTTTCGGGAACGCGAACACGTCGAGATCCAGGGGTCGATCCCCGACCCGATCAACCTGCCGAGCGGTTGTCGGTTCAAGGGTCGGTGTCCGGAACGGGAGGCGATCTGTGACCACGTCGACCCGGGCCTCCGACCGATCGAGGTCGAGGGCGAACCCGGATCGAAGCGCGAGGTCGCCTGTCACGCCTACTACGAGGACGACGACGCCGCTGCCTACGAGTCGGAACTCCGGTCGATGGACTCGGTTCCGGAGGACGTGAAAGCGGAGCCGCACCGAGCGGTCCCGCTCGAAGAAACGCAGGACTCCGACCTCGAGTCGGACGTCACGGCCTACTGA